TGTTCACGGCGGCGGTCGAGTACGTCGCGGAGGAGCGCTCGCAGGCGCTGCGGGCGCTGCCCACCGACGACCGGGCGCAGACCGTCGCCGCCCTCGTCGGCCTCTTCACCGGGCCGCTCTTCCGGGCCGCGCTCCAGCTGTGGGTGGCGGCCGCGCACGAGGACCAGCTCCGCGACCGGGTCGCGGAGCTGGAGGCCCGGGTGGGCCGCGAGTCGCACCGGATCGCCGTCGAGCTGCTCGGTGCCGACGAGTCGCGGCCCGGGGTGCGGGAGACCGTCCAGGGCCTCCTCGACATGGGCCGCGGCCTCGGCCTGGCCACCCTCCTCAGCGACGACACGACCCGCCGCGACCGGGTGGTGGCCCAGTGGGCCCGCCTGATCGACGAGGCCCTGGCCGACGCGTAGGGGATCGGGACGCGCGGGGGTCAGCCGACCCCGAAGCGGTCCGCCCAGGCGGCGACGTCGGCCGTGGTCGCGTTGCCGCCGCAGACGACCAGGCCCAGGCGGGCGCCGGGGCCGACCCGGTCGAGGACCGTGCGGGCCGCCGGGAGGAGGCAGCCGGCGGCGGGCTCGGCCCAGACCTTGGCGTGTTCGGCGAGGTCGAGGGTGCCGCGGACGGCCTCCGCGTCGGAGACCGTGATCACGTCCTCGACCAGCGCGGCCGCGTGCGCGTGGGTGAGCGCGGAGACCGTGGGGGCGCTCAGCGTGCTGACCACCGAGGTCAGCTCGACCGGCACCGGTCCGCCGGCGGTCAGCGCGGCCGTCATGGCGTGCGCGCCGTCGGTCTCCACGCCCCAGACCCGCACGCCGGGGCGGCGGGCGCGCAGCGCGGTGGCGACGCCGGAGATCAGCGCCCCGCCGCCGATGCTGACGAGGACGTCGGTGAGCTCCCCGGCGTCCTCGGCCATCTCCAGGGCGACGGTGCCCTGGGCGGCGACGACCAGCGGGTCGTCGAAGGGGTGGACCAGGGTGAGGCCCTCGTCGCACAGCTCCTCCATGAGGGCGAAGGCCTCCTTCATGGTGGCGGCGACGCGCACCTCGGCCCCGGCGGCCCGGGCCCGGTCGACGGCGCGGGCGGGCGCGGACCGGGGCATGACGACCGTGGCGCGGACCCCGAGCGCGCCGGCCATGACGGCGAGCCCGATGCCGTGGTTGCCGCCGCTGACGGCGACGACGCCCGCCTCGCGCTCGGCGGGGCCGAGCGCGAGGAGCTTGGCGGCGGCCCCGCGGGCCTTGAACGAGCCGGTGCGCTGGAGGAGTTCCAGCTTGACGGTGACGTCGGCGCCGAGCAGTTCGGTCAGCCCGGGGCTGGGGAGGGTCGGGGTCCGTACGACGTGTCCGGTGAGGCGTTCGGCAGCGGCTTCGACGTCCGCGACGGTGATCAGCACGCCGTCCACTGTGCCGTACGCCTCCGCTCCGGCGACAGGTCAGACGCCGGGGATCTCCCGCGCCCGGAAGGCGTCCCGCACGGCGGCGGCGGCCTGCGTGCCGTACATGCGCTGCGCGGTGGCGATCGTGGTGCGGGCGGCGGCCTCGAAGCTGGTGTCGGGCGCGAAGCCGAACTGGGCGTTGACGATGATCCGGTCGGCGGTGCGGGCGCCGAGGGCCTTGCGGATGTCGAAGAGGGCGCGGGACCAGATCTCGCCGTCGGCGTGGACCTCGCCCTCGCGGTCGGCGTAGGTCTTGGTGCCGTCGAGGCGGCGCAGGCAGTGCGGGGCGGCGCTGTAGCCGGTGGCGTCCCAGTCGGCGACGCACGCCTCGTCGGCCTTCATCGGCCAGCCGTACTTGGCGACGGCGTGGTTGCCGACGGCGACGGCGAGGTAGTCGCCGAAGGCCTCGCCGATGGAGCCGGCCTCGACGGAGGTGCCGAAGCCGGGGACCTGGGCGTGGTGCACGGCGTGGCCGTACTCGTGGAGGATCACCTCGGCGTCCTCGGCGTCGTCCACCCCGCCCTTGCCGAAGCGGATCTCGGCCTTCTTGTCGGTGAAGTAGGAGTTGTCGGCGCCCCACTGGTTGAGGCGGACGGGCTGGACGCGGTCGTTGGCGCCGGGCAGCTCGGTGCCGAAGCCGAGGCTCTGCAGGTACTCCTGGCCCTCGTTGACCCAGAAGTACGCCATGACCTGCTCGAACTCGTCGTCGGAGCGGTCGTACGAGGCGGCCAGGGCGACCTTCGCCGGGTTGCCGGTCTCGGAGCGGACGGCGGCCCACCTCCCGGAGAGGCCGCCGCTCGCGTCGAGGTTGCGGAGGGTGGCGAGGGCGTAGGCGGAGGCGGGCACGTCGGTGACCGCGTCCTTGTGGTCGGCGAGCGACTGGTCACCGGTCGCCTGGACCGGGTTGACCATGAAGACGCGGGCCTGCGGCGCGGGCGCGGGGGCGGCGGCGCCGGCCGTGGCCGCGGGGGTCAGCGAGGCGGCGGCCAGGGTGACGACGGCGGCGGCCAGGAGGCGGCGGGTGGTGCGGCGGGCGGTCATGGACATCCTCCTGCGCGGGGACGCGGCGACGAGATGATTGGCATGCGCGTGACATGCAAGGCGGCGATCTTCGCGTACGAGCCGTCCCCACGGCCAGACCCCGACCCCCTCGATCCGCTGTGACGCGGGCCACAGGCGAACGGCGCCCTCCGCAGTACGCTGGTCGCATGCCTCTGCTCGTACGCCGCCGTCACGTGGACTTCGTCCGCGTCACGAGCATGAGCTGTCGCCGCGCCGCCTGACCCGAGGGGCACCACAAGCCCGCCCCGCAGGGTCCCCGAACCGACCCCTGTCGACCGGCACCCGCGGCCCCCGCCCCACCCCGGCGGCCGCCCCGGGACCCGTACACCCCGCGGACGCATCCATGAGCCTCAGCGCACCCACCGCCGCCCCCACGACCCCCTCCTCGTCGTATCCCTCGCAGCTCCCCATCGTCGACCTCTCCGCCGCCGACCGCGGCCCGCACGCCCGCCGGCTGCTCCACGCCCAGCTGCACTCCGCCGCGCACGACGTCGGCTTCTTCCAGCTCGTCGGACACGGCGTGACCGAGGCCGAGACCCGGGCCCTCACCGACGCCATGCACGCCTTCTTCGCCCTCCCCGAGGCCGACCGGCGCGCCGTCGACAACCTCAACTCGCCGCACTTCCGCGGCTACACCCGGGTCGGCGACGAGCAGACCGGCGGCGCCCGCGACTGGCGCGACCAGCTCGACATCGGCGCCGAGCGGCCCGCCCGCGCGCCCGCGCCCTGGGAGCCCCCGTACTGGTGGCTGCAGGGCCCCAACCAGTGGCCCGAGGCCCTGCCCGAGCTGCGCACCGCCGCCCTGCACTGGATCGACCGGCTCAGCGGCGTCGCCGAGAAGCTGCTGCGTGAACTGCTCGCCTCGATCGGCGCCCGCGAGGACTTCTACGCCGACATCTTCGGGCCCCGCGCCCACCCGCACCTCAAGCTGGTGCGCTACCCCGGCAGCAGCGGCGACGGCGACGACCAGGGCGTCGGCGCCCACAAGGACTACGGCTTCCTGACGCTGCTGCTCCAGGACCAGGTCGGCGGGCTCCAGGTGCAGCGGGAGGACGGGAACTTCCACGACGTGCCGCCGCTGCCCGGCGCCTTCGTCGTCAACCTCGGCGAACTCCTCGAAGTCGCGACGAACGGCTATCTGGTCGCCACCAACCACCGGGTGGTCTCCCCGCCCGGCGCGACGGAGCGGTACTCCGTCCCGTTCTTCTACAACCCGCGGCTCGACGCCCGGATCGCCCCGCTCGACTTCCCGTACGCCGACCGGGCGCCGGGCGTGACGGTCGACCCGGCCAACCCGCTCTACGCGGAGTACGGCCGCAACGAGCTGAAGGGGAAGGTCCGCGCGCACCCGCTGGTCGCGGCGCGCCACCACGCGGACCTCCTCCTCCGCCGGGACCAGCAGCTCTAGGGGCGCCGGTCCGGAGGGGCTCAGCCGGCGATGTCGGCGTAGCCCTCGATGTCGCGCGGGTCCCGGCGGCCGGGGCCCGTGTAGCGGGCCGACGGGCGGACCAGGCGGCCGGTGCGCTTCTGCTCCAGGATGTGCGCCGACCAGCCGGCCGTCCGGGCACAGGTGAACATCGACGTGAACATGTGCGCCGGGACCTCGGCGAAGTCCAGCACGATCGCCGCCCAGAACTCGACGTTCGTCGCGAGCACCCGGTCCGGACGGCGGTTGTGCAGCTCCTCCAGAGCGGCCTTCTCCAGCGCGGCGGCCACCTCGTACCGCGGCGCGTCCAGCTCCTTCGCGGTCCGGCGCAGCACCCGGGCGCGCGGGTCCTCGGCGCGGTAGACGCGGTGGCCGAAGCCCATCAGGCGCTCGCCCTTGTCGAGGGCCTGCTTCACCCAGGCGGTGGCGTCGCCGGTCCGCTCGATCTCCTCGACCATGCCGAGGACGCGGGACGGCGCGCCGCCGTGCAGCGGGCCGGACATGGCGCCGACGGCGCCGGAGAGGGAGGCGGCCACGTCGGCGCCGGTGGAGGCGATGACGCGGGCGGTGAAGGTGGAGGCGTTCATGCCGTGCTCGGCGGCCGAGGTCCAGTAGGCGTCGACGGCCTTGACGTGCTTCGGGTCCGGCTCGCCGCGCCAGCGGATCATGAACCGCTCGACGACGGACTCGGCCTTGTCGATCTCGCTCTGCGGCACCATCGGCAGACCCTGGCCGCGCGCCGACTGGGCGACGTAGGAGAGGGCCATGACGGCGGCGCGGGCGAGGTCGTCGCGGGCCTGCTCGGCCGAGATGTCGAGGAGCGGTTTGAGGCCCCACACCGGGGCGAGCATGGCGAGCGCGGACTGCACGTCGACCCGGATGTCGCCGGAGTGGACCGGGATCGGGAAGGGTTCGGCGGCCGGCAGGCCGGGGTTGAAGGCGCCGTCGACGAGCAGACCCCACACGTTGCCGAAGGAGACGTGGCCGACGAGGTCCTCGATGTCGACCCCGCGGTAGCGCAGCGCGCCGCCCTCCTTGTCGGGCTCGGCGATCTCGGTCTCGAACGCGACGACTCCTTCGAGGCCCGGTACGAAGTCGGACATCAGGCGGCTCCCTCTATCGATGATCGATCAACCTAACGGCGGTCGCTGGTGGGACTGAACAGTCATCCAGCCGATGAGTCTGTACGGTTCCGATGATGCGGGGAAGCGTGACATCCGGCACACTGCGCCGAACCGGCGACGAAGGATTGGCGCCCCGCCGTGGCGGGCACACTGGGGCGCTGCGGCAGGATGGCCCCGTGACCGACGCCCTGGACCCCGCCGCCATGCGCGAGCAGTACCGCACCAAGGAACTGACCGCGGCCGACCTCGCACCCGAACCGATGCAGCAGTTCGGGACCTGGTTCAAGGAGACCGCCGCCAGCCCGGCGATCCACGAGCCGAACGCGATGGTCGTCTCGACCGCCACCCCCGAGGGCCGTCCCTCGTCCCGGACGGTCCTGCTCAAGCACTACGACGACGCCGGCTTCGTCTTCTTCACCAACTACGGCTCCCGCAAGGGCACCGAGCTGGCCGCCAACCCGTACGTCTCGCTGCTCTTCCCCTGGCACCCGCTGGCCCGCCAGGTGATCGTCACCGGCCGCGCCGCCCGCACCGGCCGCGACGAGACCGCCGCCTACTTCCGCACCCGGCCGCACGGCTCCCAGCTGGGCGCCTGGGCGAGCGAGCAGTCGTCGGTGATCGCCTCCCGCGAGGAGCTGCTGGCCCGTTACGAGGAACTGGCCGCCCGCTACCCGGACAGCGAGCAGGTCCCGGTGCCCCCGCAGTGGGGCGGCTTCCGCGTCGTCCCGGAGACGGTCGAGTTCTGGCAGGGCCACGAGAACCGCCTCCACGACCGTCTCCGCTACGTCCGCGGGACGGACGGCTGGCACGTGGAACGCCTGGCTCCCTGAGCCTCAGGGGCCTGAACACGCAGACGACCCGTGGGCCTTTGGTCCCGTCCGCCTAGGTTCGGACGGGAGCCGGCCGGACTTACCGGCGGCCCACGGGTCGGGTGACTGCTTGGGTTTCGGCAGCTGGCCTGCCGAGGTGCACATCGTGCGACGGCAGGCCTTAGCCCGCAGTCACCTCACGAGTCCGAAAAGAAACCATTTTTTCGGATCACCTCCTTTCGCGTGTACCCACACCCTACGAACCCCTCGGGGGCCGCGACAAGCGATTAATTTCCGTGATCCCCGGGATCTTCGGGGCTGCCGCCGTGCCGGCTCAGGCGTCCCGGCGGCGCAGGGACCACCAGCCCGCCGCGAGGGCCGCCGCCGTCCACAGGGCCATCACGCCGAGGCCCGTCCAGGGGCCCAGGGGGCCGGTGGGGTTCTGGTGGAGGATCTGCTGGCCGGCGTGGTCGGGCAGCCACATGGCGGCGCCCTCGGAGACTCCTCCGACGACGAAGGAGACGATGAGGATGAACGGGATCATGATGCTCAGCACCGCCACCGCGCTGCGCAGCAGGAACGTCAGGCCGAGGGAGAACAGGGCCATGAGGGCGAGGTAGACGCCGGCGCCGACGCACGCGCGCAGGGCGCCCGGGTCGCCGAGTCCGAGGGCGTACTTCCCCAGGAAGGCGTTGGCCGTGAGGAAGATGCCGAAGCCCGCCGCCAGGCCCGCGACGAGCGAGACCGCCGCCGCG
The Streptomyces roseofulvus genome window above contains:
- a CDS encoding threonine/serine dehydratase, with the translated sequence MITVADVEAAAERLTGHVVRTPTLPSPGLTELLGADVTVKLELLQRTGSFKARGAAAKLLALGPAEREAGVVAVSGGNHGIGLAVMAGALGVRATVVMPRSAPARAVDRARAAGAEVRVAATMKEAFALMEELCDEGLTLVHPFDDPLVVAAQGTVALEMAEDAGELTDVLVSIGGGALISGVATALRARRPGVRVWGVETDGAHAMTAALTAGGPVPVELTSVVSTLSAPTVSALTHAHAAALVEDVITVSDAEAVRGTLDLAEHAKVWAEPAAGCLLPAARTVLDRVGPGARLGLVVCGGNATTADVAAWADRFGVG
- a CDS encoding TetR/AcrR family transcriptional regulator; this translates as MAAVTAPRHDGPAASDRSPKQDRSRATRQRLLEAAVACLAEYGWAGSTVAVVAERAGVSRGAAQHHFPTREDLFTAAVEYVAEERSQALRALPTDDRAQTVAALVGLFTGPLFRAALQLWVAAAHEDQLRDRVAELEARVGRESHRIAVELLGADESRPGVRETVQGLLDMGRGLGLATLLSDDTTRRDRVVAQWARLIDEALADA
- a CDS encoding M4 family metallopeptidase: MTARRTTRRLLAAAVVTLAAASLTPAATAGAAAPAPAPQARVFMVNPVQATGDQSLADHKDAVTDVPASAYALATLRNLDASGGLSGRWAAVRSETGNPAKVALAASYDRSDDEFEQVMAYFWVNEGQEYLQSLGFGTELPGANDRVQPVRLNQWGADNSYFTDKKAEIRFGKGGVDDAEDAEVILHEYGHAVHHAQVPGFGTSVEAGSIGEAFGDYLAVAVGNHAVAKYGWPMKADEACVADWDATGYSAAPHCLRRLDGTKTYADREGEVHADGEIWSRALFDIRKALGARTADRIIVNAQFGFAPDTSFEAAARTTIATAQRMYGTQAAAAVRDAFRAREIPGV
- a CDS encoding ABC transporter permease; the encoded protein is MSTTTTAPAPVRAAVTVRTALASEWIKIRSVRASFGSLIAVVGVALGLSALIFPLIGQAEAENGEDILFGIFYPMNFVQIAAISFGATAASSEFLNGALRNSLAAVPNRTLLYGAKTAVAAAVSLVAGLAAGFGIFLTANAFLGKYALGLGDPGALRACVGAGVYLALMALFSLGLTFLLRSAVAVLSIMIPFILIVSFVVGGVSEGAAMWLPDHAGQQILHQNPTGPLGPWTGLGVMALWTAAALAAGWWSLRRRDA
- the pdxH gene encoding pyridoxamine 5'-phosphate oxidase, producing the protein MTDALDPAAMREQYRTKELTAADLAPEPMQQFGTWFKETAASPAIHEPNAMVVSTATPEGRPSSRTVLLKHYDDAGFVFFTNYGSRKGTELAANPYVSLLFPWHPLARQVIVTGRAARTGRDETAAYFRTRPHGSQLGAWASEQSSVIASREELLARYEELAARYPDSEQVPVPPQWGGFRVVPETVEFWQGHENRLHDRLRYVRGTDGWHVERLAP
- a CDS encoding isopenicillin N synthase family dioxygenase, which codes for MSLSAPTAAPTTPSSSYPSQLPIVDLSAADRGPHARRLLHAQLHSAAHDVGFFQLVGHGVTEAETRALTDAMHAFFALPEADRRAVDNLNSPHFRGYTRVGDEQTGGARDWRDQLDIGAERPARAPAPWEPPYWWLQGPNQWPEALPELRTAALHWIDRLSGVAEKLLRELLASIGAREDFYADIFGPRAHPHLKLVRYPGSSGDGDDQGVGAHKDYGFLTLLLQDQVGGLQVQREDGNFHDVPPLPGAFVVNLGELLEVATNGYLVATNHRVVSPPGATERYSVPFFYNPRLDARIAPLDFPYADRAPGVTVDPANPLYAEYGRNELKGKVRAHPLVAARHHADLLLRRDQQL
- a CDS encoding citrate synthase 2, translating into MSDFVPGLEGVVAFETEIAEPDKEGGALRYRGVDIEDLVGHVSFGNVWGLLVDGAFNPGLPAAEPFPIPVHSGDIRVDVQSALAMLAPVWGLKPLLDISAEQARDDLARAAVMALSYVAQSARGQGLPMVPQSEIDKAESVVERFMIRWRGEPDPKHVKAVDAYWTSAAEHGMNASTFTARVIASTGADVAASLSGAVGAMSGPLHGGAPSRVLGMVEEIERTGDATAWVKQALDKGERLMGFGHRVYRAEDPRARVLRRTAKELDAPRYEVAAALEKAALEELHNRRPDRVLATNVEFWAAIVLDFAEVPAHMFTSMFTCARTAGWSAHILEQKRTGRLVRPSARYTGPGRRDPRDIEGYADIAG